The following are encoded together in the Phyllobacterium zundukense genome:
- a CDS encoding GntR family transcriptional regulator: MTSTNADTIANRISRILADRIVTGQLEPGTKLRQDHIAEEFGASHVPVREAFRKLEAQGLAVSEPRRGVRVASFDLKEVREVALMRAELEGLALRQAAPHLTSSILEHAEEATVAGDNSRDVRSWEEANRRFHRLILVPCGMPRLLAAIDDLHSVSARFLFSAWRSDWEVRTDHDHRAILGFLRQGNIDNAVAVLERHVQWIGQKPVRSATGSTREAFAIVG; the protein is encoded by the coding sequence ATGACCTCAACGAATGCAGACACCATCGCCAACCGCATCAGCCGTATTCTTGCCGACAGGATCGTAACCGGCCAACTGGAGCCGGGTACGAAACTGCGGCAGGATCACATTGCCGAGGAATTCGGTGCGAGCCATGTGCCGGTCCGGGAGGCGTTCCGCAAGCTGGAAGCACAGGGACTGGCGGTCAGCGAACCCCGCCGCGGCGTGCGGGTGGCTTCCTTCGATTTGAAGGAAGTGCGGGAAGTGGCACTGATGCGTGCCGAGCTCGAGGGTCTTGCGCTGCGGCAGGCGGCTCCGCATTTGACATCCTCAATTCTGGAGCATGCTGAAGAGGCAACCGTTGCCGGGGACAATTCGCGGGATGTGCGCTCTTGGGAGGAGGCAAACCGGCGGTTTCACCGGCTGATCCTCGTGCCATGCGGCATGCCGCGGCTGCTTGCCGCGATTGATGACCTTCATTCGGTAAGCGCGCGTTTCCTGTTTTCCGCCTGGCGTTCCGATTGGGAAGTGCGGACGGATCATGACCATCGCGCGATCCTGGGATTTCTGCGCCAGGGCAATATTGACAATGCCGTCGCAGTGCTCGAACGCCACGTCCAATGGATCGGGCAAAAGCCTGTCAGAAGCGCCACAGGTTCGACGCGAGAAGCTTTCGCCATCGTCGGCTAG